A portion of the Rissa tridactyla isolate bRisTri1 chromosome 19, bRisTri1.patW.cur.20221130, whole genome shotgun sequence genome contains these proteins:
- the LOC128919223 gene encoding feather keratin Cos2-3-like, whose product MKGRYKSQPKSLLSPPLLWPPSPWEPDMSCYNQCLPCRPCGPTPLANSCNEPCVRQCQSSSIVIQPSPVVVTLPGPILSSFPQNTVVGSSTSAAVGSILSCDGVPITSGCCDLSGISSRYYGRRCLPC is encoded by the exons atgaagggcaggtataaaagccagcccaagtccctgctctctcctccacttctctggcctccttctccttgggaaccaG acatgtcctgctacaaccagtgcctgccctgccggccctgtggcccaacacctctggccaacagctgcaatgagccctgtgtcaggcagtgccagagcTCTTCCattgtcatccagccctcccccgtggtggtgaccctgcctggccccatcctcagctccttcccacagaacaccgttgtgggatcctccacctccgctgctgttggcagcatcctcagctgtgatggagtgcccatcacctctgggtgctgtgacctctctggcatttccagccgctACTATGGCAGAAGGTGCCTCCCCTGCTAA